Genomic segment of Candidatus Bathyarchaeota archaeon:
ACCCGAGAGGACGTTAGAAGGCTGGGAAGGGTCGGCTAAAAGGAATCTCGAAGGATTTATTAAAATGCCCCATTAAATTTTGGTGAGATCCCCAACGGTTGGTACGCCCGATCAGCCTCCGGAAACAGGTTCATTTTGAAAAACGGGGTGAGAATCAAACCCCTTCAACGTCCCAACGGCTGAGAAGGGTGAGAATTAAATTTTTGTCTTCTACTCCCTCAGGAGGCTGCATCCAGCAAGCTTCTCTATCACCCTGATTATGGCCTGGGTTCCCTTCTCCCCCAGCCCCTCCGCATCCAAAGACCTGAAGAGCTGGTATACTAGGCCGGTTCCGAGCATGGGGAGCTTCATCTCCGCCGAGGCCTCCATTATCAGCCTGAGATCCTTTAGATAGTGGCTCACCTTGAACCCGGGCTCCAGGTCTCCTCTTAGTAGCTTGGCCCCATTATTTATGAGCTGCCAGCTGCTCGCCGCACCTCCAGATATGGCTGAGAAGGCCCTTTCAAGGTCGACTCCAGCCTTCGATGCGAACATTAGGGCCTCTGCCACCCCGAGCATGTTTATCCCCACTAGGATCTGGTTGCAGAGCTTGACCATCTGCCCCATCCCGTGATCTCCCACATAGATTATGTTCTTCCCCATGGCCTTGAATACGGGGAGGCACTCCTGAAAAGCGTCCTCATCCCCGCCGACCATTATGCTCAGGGTTCCATCCCTGGCCCCTATATCCCCGCCGCTCACAGGGGCGTCGAGCATCCTCACCCCCTTCTTCTCGAGCTCTGAGGCTATACGCCTCGTCACGATCGGGGAGATCGTACTCATGTCCACCACTATGGATCCTGGCCTAGCTCCATGGATAACCCCTCCTGGGCCCAAGATGACCTCCTCAACGTCCGGTGAGTCTGTGACTATGTCGATTATGATATCTGAGCGTTCAGCAACCTCCTTGGGGGATGATGCGCCTGAGGCTCCGGCATCTATCAGGGGCCTCATCTTTGAAGGGGTTCTGTTCCAAACTGTTAGTGGGAAACCGGCTCTCAGGATGTTCATGGACATCCCGCTCCCCATTATCCCCAGACCTATGAAACCTACCCTCTTCAATCCCTCTCACCATCCAACTAAATGGGTTGACATCTCTTCTCAATATCCGAGCTGCCTTAAGACCATCTGCTTCAGGCTCAGGAGGTAGAAGCTCCCTGAGAGGCCCAGGGCGATCAGGGCGATGCCCAGGAATAGGGTCATGGAAGCCCTCCTCATATCATATACGACTCGGGTGCTCCTATAGGAGGTCAAGAGGCCAAGAAAGGTGAGCGTAAGGAACAGCATGCTGAGGGCGCTCTCCATAAGTGTCTGCTCGTCCTGAAGTCCCCTAACGGCCACATACCCACCTGAAAAACCTATGATGGTTGGGGGTCTATCGATGAGGTTGTAGATCCCCCCTCCCGCTATGAAGGCTGTGAAGACCACTACTAGTACGGAGATCAGGGTTTCTACGGTTCCTGTCTTCCACCTAAACCTCCTTATGAACCTCCTCAACCTGGTGGACATCTCAAGCCGTTTAGTTGTAAACCTTGCAATTTAAAATCCCTTTCGGAGGATAAGATAAGGTTTAATTAAGTCTGAAGCATAAAGAAGCACATGCCCCAGCAGATCATCTGCTCAGATTGTGGCTGTGTTCTTTATGAGGGGGAGGTCATCAAGTCACCGTATGAGATTATAAGGAAGTTCAACTCCAGGTGCCCTAAATGCAACAGGAAGCTCTCATTCTCACCGGAGAATGTGAAGGTGGTTCTCTGGGACGGAGGCTCGGATGCTTCCAAATCAAATGATAGGTAAAATTTCGACAACGATTTATAACCCTCCCAATTGATCACTGGGAGGAATGCGTTTGTCCATGAGGAGAACTCACCTATACCAGTATCATAGGGAGCATGGCAAGCTCATAGAGTTCGCGGGGTTCGAGATGCCTGTATGGTATGAGGGTGTAATCCCAGAGCATCAAGCTGTAAGGAACTCTGTGGGCCTCTTCGACGTAACCCACATGGGCAGGACGCTCGTGGAGGGGGAAGGAGCAGAGGGGTTCCTTGACTACATGCTCACGGGCGATGTCTCTGCTCTAGAACCGATGAGGGGATTGTACTCCCTCATGTGCAACGAGAGGGGCGGGATAGTAGACGACCTTATAACATATCGACTTTCGGATGACAAGTTCTTCTTGGTATACAACGCCTCAAACAGGGAGAAGGACCTAAAATGGCTTGTGAGAAACTCTCAGGGGTTTAATGTGAGCATCAAAGAGGTCTCAGACGAGGTGGCTATGTTCTCCCTGCAGGGGCCCAAGGCCGAGGAAACCCTCAAGAAGCTCTGCGGTAAAGGGGTCGCGAGCCTAGAGAGGTTCCAATTATCAAAATATAGGGCTCAGGGCTTCGATATAATGGCGGCGAGGACCGGATACACCGGAGAGGACGGATTCGAGCTCTTCGTCCTAGACACACCCCTCCAGGAGCCCTGGAAGGCTGTGAGATTTTGGGAGATGCTGTTAGAGGCTGGGGAGGAGTTCGGGATAAAGCCCTGTGGATTGGGAGCCAGGGACACCCTACGCCTAGAGGCTGGCTTATGCCTCTACGGAAACGATATAGATGAGGAGACCAACCCCTTCGAGGCCCGCCTCAGATGGGTTGTCAAGCTGAAGAAGGAGAGGGGCTTCATAGGGCAGGAGGCCCTGATGAGGGTGGCGGAGGAGGGAGTGAGGAGAACCAGGGTCGGCATAGCCCTAGAGGAGAGGGGGATCCCAAGGAAGGGGTATGAGATCTGGAATGAGGGGATGATAGGGATCATAACCAGCGGAGGCTACAGCCCAACCCTTGACAAAGGGATAGCCATGGGATATGTACCACCCGAATACTCCAAGCTTGGCACCCCGGTCAGGATAAAGATAAGGGATAGGCTCTTAAAGGGAAAAATAGTTAAGTTCCACCCCTTCTACGATGAATCTAGGTATGGATGGAAGAGGGATAAAGGTTGAAGAAGGATTACAAGTTTCCAAGAGAGCTCCGCTACTCAAAGGAGCATGAATGGGTCAAGGTGCTCGATGATGGCACAGCCCTCATCGGCATAAGCGACTACGCCCAGGACCAGCTCCACGAGCTCGTCTATGTGGAGCTCCCAAGGGTTGGGAGGGAGGTAAAACAGATGGAGGCCATAGGAACCGTGGAGTCCGTGAAGGCGGTGAGCGACGTATACTCCCCGATATCGGGGGTCATCCTTGAGGTGAACAACGAGCTCCCCAACAGCCCGGAGCTCATAAACCAAGATCCCTACGGAAAGGGGTGGATAGCAAAGGTTAGACCGAAGAACCTGGAGGCCGAGCTCAGGGGGCTTATGGACAGTGAGGCTTACAAGAGGTATATAGAGACGCAGCGTTAGAACTCTAAACGCGGGGGTTCCCGAGGGGCCAAAGGGGGCAGGTTCAGGACCTGCTGGATCAGTCCTCCGTGGGTTCGAATCCCACCCCCCGCACCATTCTGGGGGACAGATATTTCTAAAGCATTATTCTCATGGTACCCTTAATTAAATAAACCTAATTAGGCCTCCGAAAATTCATCATTATGTTTTTTATCTTTTGAGGATGAAATAAATGTGGGCGTTATTCAATTCCCCATTTTTTGGTTACCTTAACTAATATAAAGACCACAAAGGCTACAAGTAGGAAGGTGATCAAGGCTCCTATGAAGTGCCCTATGCGGAACGGTCCCAGCACAAAGGCCTCCCATTGAATACCCGGCAGAATTAGCGTTATTATGGGCATGATCAGGTCGTTAACTAGTGCCTGTACAAGTGTGCCCAGATATAAGCCCAGGATGAACGCGACGGCCATTCCCATAACCTTGTACTTTGAGATGAAGTCCAGAAACTCGTTCCAGAGGCCTTTTGGTGGAGGTGGGGGTGGAGGTGCGGGTTTAGGCTCTAGTAAAGCCTTTATATCCTTTAGAACCTCCAGTATCTCCTCATCTCTAGTTCTTGATCTAGACATACCCTTTCCATATCTAAGAAGAAGTAAGCTTATTTAATCTTTACGAGCATAAGCAGCCCAACACGGTTATGTGAGAGATTCAAGAAACATGAATCGACTAAATGATCCTCATAAATTTTTAATTTTCCAGAAGATAGCGTGGGGTTTTAATCATTTTTGTCAACACTCCGCCCTTTAAACTAAAAATGATACCTTGTATCCCACGTCCAACTCAATATTTATATAATGCCTCTTTCCTAAAATGCTGACACAGCTATGATTGACATATTTGGCATTTTAGGAAAGATGCTCGAAAACGTTATCTATGCCATTCCGGCCATTATCGCTGCTTTGATAGTGATATTGATAGGATACGCGGTCGGCTCTATAGTTGGCAGGGCTGTAAACAAGATCGTCGAAAAAATCGGAATAGAAAAGACATTCGACCAAACTATTGCTGGCAAAGCCTTTAGGGCTTCTGGCATAGACCTCTCCAGTCTAATAGGGGGATTAGTCAAAGCCTTCATTTTGATGTTATCCTTAATTATGGCGGTACAGATATTGAACATCCCAGGGATATTTGGCACTTACTTGATGAATCTAGCAGACTATCTTCCAAGACTTCTTGGAGGTATCTTGATAATATTATTAGGAACAGTGTTCGTCGACTTCCTCTCAACCTTTATTGGTAGGATGATCCGGCCGATGTTTCCAGCTGAGAAAATTGAAATAGCAGATATGCTGAAGAACCTGCTTTTCATCGGGTTAATCGCCTTCGTTCTCCTGTTAGCACTCGATACTATGCTTCTTTCGGGTAGCACAGTTTATCCGCTGATACTCGGCTTTGTAGCGATTGGCGCAGGCATATCCTTGACAGATGGCCTAATAAAATCAATAACGGATGATCATCCTGAGTTCAGGGAGATCGCGGGATATGCGAAATTTATGCTTTACAGCATTTTCCTAATGATAGGAGCAAGTGCAATATTCGCAACATACCCAGGCGTAACTGAAATTATAGCTAATGCTTCATGGGCCTTTGCAATAGCTCTCGCAGTAATGCTAATACCCATTGCATATACTTTAATGAAAAAGATATCAAAGGAAACAAAATAAGTCATGAACAACTACCCTAAACCCATTTTTATAAGAGTATTTTTATATTTAATATTTTTCTCAATAATGGTTATTTATAGTTAAACTATAATGAGTAATGAAAAAAGGAAATTAAGATAATGGTAAGAAGGAGAAAAGTTTTTAAATACGAAGAACCCGATTAACAATCGGGTTTTCGATTCTGAAGAATAAAAACGAGAAAGGTAGGTTTTATAAAAAGGAGATGAGACCCTTTCATTAGTTCCTAGATCTTTCAGTATTCTACCTTTCTAGGAAGGCTCTTTGCTTGTTCAATCCAATTTTTGACTTGGTTGAGCGTGGGCGGTCTCCTTACAAGTTTTTTCTCATTGTTCACTTCAATTATCTTAGCATAGAGATTCTCGGGAACCCTTTTAGCTAGTTCAACCACCGAATCCACACCGGCCTCCTCGAGGAGGTCTGAATATTCTTCACCCACCCCCTTGATCCTGAAAAGGTCTGCAAGGTTCACCCATTCGAGGATCAATTTTTCAGAGATACCGGTCTTCTCTGAGAGCTCCTTCCTCCCCTTTCTAGTTGCACCTGCGTTAAGCAGATCATCTGTGGTCTTTATACCGACTTCGAGAAGCTTATTAGCGTATACTGGTCCAATCCCCTCAATCTTCTCTATCTTTGCCATGTCAATCCGCGATCAAAATTTAAAAATTCTAATATATATCCTTTTCCATGTTAACATTAAATCTGAGCAAAAACTCTCCAACTGGATGGGTAATCTTAAAAGTTATGAGGGACCTTCCTAAGGTCTAGCTTTGAATCAATGTTTCCAAGTTAAAAGTCATTTTAACAAGATCGATCTCAATTTTTCAAATTGGAAATAAAATTGTCATAATTCGCATCTGTTCTAATGATGTTGACGGTCCCAAGATCCTATTTATCTTGAAATATGGATAGGGGCAGGTGGGCTGAGACTATCCAGTTAGGCTTGTCGACTACCTCGCTTAACTTTAGATCCACTACGACGCTGCATAGGATGTAGGCCTCCCAGCGCTCCATCTTCCACCTATCAGCTATGAAGTTCACCATCCTCCGGATCGCATCCCGTGATGCTTCGAAGAGGTCCGGACCTATACCGAGGGTTGAATGGTATCCAGCCTCATCGGATATGCATCGAGGGCGTGGGGGAGTTATATACTGGGGAGCATCTAGGTTCATCCTCTTCCTGAGTTTGAATCTTAGGCTGAGGTGCATTGGGGCCTCTATGCCTGTGACGCATACTTCTCCATCTCCCTGAGCCGCGTGGGGATCCCCTACGGAAAACAACGCGCCATCCACCCACACCGGGAGGAGGAGCCTGGACCCCCTCATCAGGTGTTTGATATCCATGTTTCCTCCATGCATCCCTGGAGGCATTACGGCCCTCTTTCCAGACTCCTTGGGAGCCACACCCATGGTCCCGCAGAATGGCTCAAGGGGGATCTTTATGTCCTCCCTGAAGTAGGTATGGTCTCCATAGGAGAGGTCCCAGATCTTTAGCTTAGGCTCCCTGAACTCATCCTCCAAGAGGCCGAATCCTGGGATTATTGCGGACCAGCCCCAGGGTCCGGGGTGGATATCCAGAACCTCCACCTCAAGGGCGTCTCCGGCCTCTGCTCCCTCCACATATACCGGCCCCGCGAGGGGGTAAACCCTCCCCCAATCTATCTCCCTTAACACCTCGGGGTTGGAGGCGGGATTTATCTGGCCGTCTGAGACCTCCCTCAACTCATAGTATACGGTATCTCCTGGAGATACTCTTATCACAGGTTCAAGTTCTCTATCCCAGTAATAATGAACCCTATCTTCGGGGAATATATGCAGGGTCATCACTATCAAAGAGTCCATTGGAGCTTAAAGATGTTGGCCTTCTGAGGATTTATAGAAAGGAGATGGTTTTGAAAATTTGCTGCTATAGCTAAGTGCTGGATTAGACTGAATCTCCTACCTCTCAGCGATGATAACCTTAACCTTGATATCTCCATGGAGAACTGGGCGTTTATGTGTAATGGAGAAACCCGCTTCTTGAAGGGCCCCCTCCATCCTCCTACCTCTAAGGGTTATCACCACCAGCCTTCCTCCCACCCTCATCGCCCTATACGCCTCCCTGGCAAAGGCATGATAAAGCTTTCCTATACTAAATCTGGGCTCCATCCTGACTCCATAGGGGGGATTCGTGACCATGAGGTCAACATTCTTCACAAACCTGGATAGAAATCTACAGTCTCCTTTAATCAAGGTTATCAGACCTTCCACCCCAGCCGCCTCAGAATTTCGACGGGCGCCCTTGATGAATGATTCCTCTATGTCTAGGCCGTATATCTTAAGTTTATCTCCCATAAAGAGGGCGGCCTCTATTGGTATGGTCCCACCCCCGCACATCGGGTCGACTAGGGTCATTCCAGCCTCGGGGCGACCCAACCTGATCATAGCGTATGCTATGGTTGGTTTGAGCGCCGCGGGGTGTTCAAAGACCCTGTATCCCCTTCTGTGGAGGGACTCCCTTGTCAATGAGACCCCGACAAGACATGTTTCTCTGATAACATCGACTCGGATCTCGACATCATAATTCTCAAGGTCAACCCTATTGCCATACCTGTCAACAACGGCCTGTCCGGCAACCCTCTGGACATCGATGGATGTGAATTCGTGAACACCAATCCTCTCCGTGGTTATTCTGAATTTGCCCTCCCTAGGAAGGATTGGGGAAAGGTTGGCATCCCTAATTTCTTCATAGATCTGGCTTAGTGGATCTCCATCTGTATCGAGCTGGAATGATCTCAACTTCATCATCACATGATGGATCGATCTCATGGAGTATATTCTAGAGATCTCATCTTCAGGTATATCCGCTAGTACCCTCCCCTCCACCCCATCCGGGGCCCTATCAACATGGATATCTCCAAAGGTTTCCCTGAGTTCGAGCTCCACTATATCCTCTATACCCGGTGGGCATGTGAAGATAAGTGGGATAAGCCTCATCTATCCAATGAGGATAAAAACTGGGATCTTATCTATTATGTGCTTTTTGGATGCTGAGTTGGGGATTCTTCCTCTATCCCCACTTCCCCTTTCCTATATGAGCCTGTATCTCGGCTCTGCTCCTCCTCTTTATCATCTCTGCCATCTGAAGGGCCTGCCTGAATATATCTGAGCATCTAGGATCAAGGTTGTCCTCCACACCCTCCTCGCCAACCCTTCCCACCTCGTCGAGGATTACCATGAGCCTTAGGTGGAGCTGGTTGGCCTTCCTTGAACGCTCTATGAGCTGAGCCTTATCCTCGGAGAGCCTCTCAAATCTCTCCTTTGGGGCACCGCAGTTTGGACACCTCTCGGGTGGAGTATCTCCATCATGTATATACCCGCACGCCAGGCATCTCCACAATGGCATTGAAATCAACCCTCCTTACCTCATTGACTAGAACTCCCTGAACCTCTCCCTTATCGCCCCGCATACTGGGCATCGGGTTGGAGCCTCGCCTTCCACGGTGTATCCACATATCTCGCATATGTAGATTGGCCCGATCTTTGGGTCCTCCCCCCTCTCCACGGCCTGCTTGGCCTTCATGTACATCCCAGCGTGGACTCTCTCCGCCTGGAGAGCCCAGTTCATCGACCTTTGAGCCTCTTTCTCCCCCTGTAGCTCTGCCACAGCATGATATGCTGGGTACATCTCATCAACCTCATACGTCTCCCCCTCTATTGCAACCTGAAGGTTATCTGAGGAGAGGCGGATCATCCCAAGGGCTGTGTAGTGGTTTCTGGCGTGGACCAGCTCAGCGTATGCTATAGCCTTGAAGAGCCTTGAAATGTTTTTGTAGCCCTCCATATCAGCCCTTTCTGAGAAGAGTAGATATCTCATATGGGCTTGGCTCTCGCCTGAGAAGGCGCTCTTCAGGTTTTCTTCGGTCATCCTCCTCATCTGGTGACCTCCTTATCCGATAAATTTATTAAATAATATGATTATAAAAATTTTTTGTACGAAAATCGGATAAAAGATTATGATTTTCATCGAAAATCGGATGGCGTGGTGGTATGGTGGACGAGATCGACCGAAAGATACTGAGCCTTTTGGAGGCTGACTCCAGCACCCCCTTCACGGTGATAGCCAGGAGGCTGGGCTTAAACGAGTCAACCGTGAGGAAGAGGGTCGCCTTTATGAGGGAGGAGGGGATCATCAAGAGGTTCACGGTCATACTTGAGCCTTCTAAGGTGGGATACAACACCGTGGCTATTGTCGGGATCGATGTTGAGCCCTCAAAGCTCCTAGAGGCTGCCCAGAGGCTCGCTGAGATTCCAGAGACCAGATATGTGGCAACCTCCACAGGGGATCACATGATAATGACCGAGATATGGGCAAGGGATGGGAGGGAGCTCTCTAG
This window contains:
- a CDS encoding NAD(P)-dependent oxidoreductase, with protein sequence MGSGMSMNILRAGFPLTVWNRTPSKMRPLIDAGASGASSPKEVAERSDIIIDIVTDSPDVEEVILGPGGVIHGARPGSIVVDMSTISPIVTRRIASELEKKGVRMLDAPVSGGDIGARDGTLSIMVGGDEDAFQECLPVFKAMGKNIIYVGDHGMGQMVKLCNQILVGINMLGVAEALMFASKAGVDLERAFSAISGGAASSWQLINNGAKLLRGDLEPGFKVSHYLKDLRLIMEASAEMKLPMLGTGLVYQLFRSLDAEGLGEKGTQAIIRVIEKLAGCSLLRE
- the gcvT gene encoding glycine cleavage system aminomethyltransferase GcvT, with product MSMRRTHLYQYHREHGKLIEFAGFEMPVWYEGVIPEHQAVRNSVGLFDVTHMGRTLVEGEGAEGFLDYMLTGDVSALEPMRGLYSLMCNERGGIVDDLITYRLSDDKFFLVYNASNREKDLKWLVRNSQGFNVSIKEVSDEVAMFSLQGPKAEETLKKLCGKGVASLERFQLSKYRAQGFDIMAARTGYTGEDGFELFVLDTPLQEPWKAVRFWEMLLEAGEEFGIKPCGLGARDTLRLEAGLCLYGNDIDEETNPFEARLRWVVKLKKERGFIGQEALMRVAEEGVRRTRVGIALEERGIPRKGYEIWNEGMIGIITSGGYSPTLDKGIAMGYVPPEYSKLGTPVRIKIRDRLLKGKIVKFHPFYDESRYGWKRDKG
- the gcvH gene encoding glycine cleavage system protein GcvH, producing MKKDYKFPRELRYSKEHEWVKVLDDGTALIGISDYAQDQLHELVYVELPRVGREVKQMEAIGTVESVKAVSDVYSPISGVILEVNNELPNSPELINQDPYGKGWIAKVRPKNLEAELRGLMDSEAYKRYIETQR
- a CDS encoding MscL family protein is translated as MSRSRTRDEEILEVLKDIKALLEPKPAPPPPPPPKGLWNEFLDFISKYKVMGMAVAFILGLYLGTLVQALVNDLIMPIITLILPGIQWEAFVLGPFRIGHFIGALITFLLVAFVVFILVKVTKKWGIE
- a CDS encoding DUF4332 domain-containing protein translates to MAKIEKIEGIGPVYANKLLEVGIKTTDDLLNAGATRKGRKELSEKTGISEKLILEWVNLADLFRIKGVGEEYSDLLEEAGVDSVVELAKRVPENLYAKIIEVNNEKKLVRRPPTLNQVKNWIEQAKSLPRKVEY
- a CDS encoding acetamidase/formamidase family protein, translating into MTLHIFPEDRVHYYWDRELEPVIRVSPGDTVYYELREVSDGQINPASNPEVLREIDWGRVYPLAGPVYVEGAEAGDALEVEVLDIHPGPWGWSAIIPGFGLLEDEFREPKLKIWDLSYGDHTYFREDIKIPLEPFCGTMGVAPKESGKRAVMPPGMHGGNMDIKHLMRGSRLLLPVWVDGALFSVGDPHAAQGDGEVCVTGIEAPMHLSLRFKLRKRMNLDAPQYITPPRPRCISDEAGYHSTLGIGPDLFEASRDAIRRMVNFIADRWKMERWEAYILCSVVVDLKLSEVVDKPNWIVSAHLPLSIFQDK
- a CDS encoding methyltransferase; protein product: MRLIPLIFTCPPGIEDIVELELRETFGDIHVDRAPDGVEGRVLADIPEDEISRIYSMRSIHHVMMKLRSFQLDTDGDPLSQIYEEIRDANLSPILPREGKFRITTERIGVHEFTSIDVQRVAGQAVVDRYGNRVDLENYDVEIRVDVIRETCLVGVSLTRESLHRRGYRVFEHPAALKPTIAYAMIRLGRPEAGMTLVDPMCGGGTIPIEAALFMGDKLKIYGLDIEESFIKGARRNSEAAGVEGLITLIKGDCRFLSRFVKNVDLMVTNPPYGVRMEPRFSIGKLYHAFAREAYRAMRVGGRLVVITLRGRRMEGALQEAGFSITHKRPVLHGDIKVKVIIAER
- a CDS encoding rubredoxin produces the protein MPLWRCLACGYIHDGDTPPERCPNCGAPKERFERLSEDKAQLIERSRKANQLHLRLMVILDEVGRVGEEGVEDNLDPRCSDIFRQALQMAEMIKRRSRAEIQAHIGKGKWG
- a CDS encoding rubrerythrin family protein, producing the protein MRRMTEENLKSAFSGESQAHMRYLLFSERADMEGYKNISRLFKAIAYAELVHARNHYTALGMIRLSSDNLQVAIEGETYEVDEMYPAYHAVAELQGEKEAQRSMNWALQAERVHAGMYMKAKQAVERGEDPKIGPIYICEICGYTVEGEAPTRCPVCGAIRERFREF
- a CDS encoding Lrp/AsnC family transcriptional regulator, with translation MVDEIDRKILSLLEADSSTPFTVIARRLGLNESTVRKRVAFMREEGIIKRFTVILEPSKVGYNTVAIVGIDVEPSKLLEAAQRLAEIPETRYVATSTGDHMIMTEIWARDGRELSRIISEKVGKIDGIRRICPSIVLERFKN